One region of Rhodothermales bacterium genomic DNA includes:
- a CDS encoding CAP domain-containing protein has protein sequence MLVASSGCASLPSGQPLAERDALLNAGVHDAEAIRAMAAIDLDAIERHVLARVNAERAERNLPSYQRSRPLDDVARAHSTHMAQQQFFSHTDPNGDDPTQRGAARGIECVRPAGENRMAIGLGENIFSTYLFSSIHTMRRGDEATQVYTWKTVDALAVEAMEGWMNSRGHRLNVLSRQYQTIGIGAARDPLGQLFLTQNFC, from the coding sequence ATGCTGGTTGCATCGTCCGGATGCGCTTCCCTGCCCTCCGGACAGCCGCTTGCCGAACGTGATGCCCTCCTCAATGCCGGCGTTCATGACGCGGAGGCGATCCGTGCCATGGCTGCTATCGACCTCGATGCGATCGAGCGTCACGTGCTGGCGCGGGTCAACGCCGAACGGGCCGAACGAAATCTCCCATCTTACCAGCGCAGCCGTCCGCTGGACGACGTGGCGCGTGCCCACAGCACCCACATGGCGCAACAACAGTTTTTTAGCCACACGGACCCGAACGGCGACGACCCCACACAGCGCGGGGCGGCACGCGGCATCGAATGCGTTCGGCCGGCCGGGGAGAACCGAATGGCCATCGGACTTGGCGAAAACATCTTTAGCACCTATCTTTTCTCCTCGATTCATACCATGCGGCGGGGCGACGAAGCCACGCAGGTGTATACCTGGAAAACAGTGGATGCCCTCGCCGTCGAAGCCATGGAGGGTTGGATGAATAGCCGCGGCCATCGGCTCAATGTGCTGAGCCGGCAATACCAGACAATAGGCATCGGCGCGGCCCGCGACCCGTTGGGACAGCTTTTTCTGACACAGAACTTCTGCTAA
- a CDS encoding aldehyde dehydrogenase family protein, protein MGAPTLTTDYAALLERLSHRATEIRHSDWRMRVDKLRRLKRALLARRDAIREAVYTDFRKPPEEADLTELSVLLAEISHAERHVRQWMQPRRLRTPVPFVGTSAVRYIEPKGVVLVLAPWNYPIMLALCPVASAIAAGNTVVLKPSELTPASSTLMRTLLADVFDADEVAVVEGDGDVARELLTLRFDHIFFTGSPAIGRLVMKAAARHLTSVTLELGGKSPALVDASADVTLTARRLIFGKCSNAGQTCVTPDYLLVHRALYEPLVQALQETLDTFYGEAHTPASYASIINERHLDRLLALIDDAVAHGARIVRGGDMVRGERVLKPTLIVDIPPDARLLEEEIFGPVLPIVPYDTLDEALAFINERPPALTLYLFSSDRSLPDRVRQQTTTGSIVVNDTLIHFGHTEMAFGGIHESGIGRSHGYAGFMAFSNERPLLTQHVGAPALFGKLYPPYTRATRWLLNILLRWYGR, encoded by the coding sequence ATGGGAGCGCCCACCCTCACCACCGACTACGCGGCACTCCTCGAGCGATTATCCCACCGCGCGACCGAGATCCGCCATAGCGACTGGCGGATGCGCGTGGACAAACTTCGCCGGCTCAAACGGGCCCTCCTCGCCCGACGCGACGCCATCCGCGAAGCCGTCTACACCGATTTTCGCAAGCCCCCAGAAGAAGCCGACCTCACGGAGTTATCCGTGCTCCTTGCCGAGATCAGCCATGCGGAGCGCCATGTGCGGCAGTGGATGCAGCCGCGCCGGCTGCGAACACCGGTTCCTTTTGTGGGCACATCCGCCGTTCGGTATATCGAACCCAAAGGCGTCGTGCTCGTCCTGGCGCCCTGGAATTATCCCATCATGCTCGCCCTGTGCCCCGTCGCCTCGGCCATCGCCGCCGGCAACACCGTGGTGCTCAAGCCGTCCGAACTGACGCCGGCCAGTTCCACACTCATGCGCACCCTCCTCGCTGATGTGTTCGACGCCGACGAGGTGGCCGTCGTCGAGGGGGATGGGGACGTCGCCCGGGAACTGCTGACGCTTCGGTTCGACCATATCTTTTTCACGGGCAGCCCGGCGATCGGCCGGCTCGTGATGAAAGCCGCCGCCCGGCACCTGACCTCCGTCACCCTTGAACTCGGCGGCAAGTCGCCCGCTCTCGTCGACGCCTCGGCCGATGTCACCCTCACGGCGCGGCGGCTGATTTTTGGGAAGTGTTCAAATGCCGGCCAGACCTGCGTCACGCCGGACTACCTGCTCGTCCATCGAGCCCTCTACGAGCCGCTCGTCCAGGCGCTCCAGGAAACACTCGATACATTTTACGGCGAAGCCCATACGCCGGCGTCGTACGCGAGCATCATAAACGAACGGCACCTGGACCGCCTTCTGGCTCTGATCGACGACGCCGTCGCCCATGGGGCACGCATCGTCCGGGGAGGGGATATGGTTCGCGGCGAGCGCGTGTTGAAGCCGACACTCATCGTTGACATCCCCCCGGATGCGCGTTTGCTGGAGGAGGAGATCTTCGGCCCCGTGCTTCCGATCGTACCCTACGACACCCTCGACGAAGCGCTGGCGTTTATCAACGAACGGCCGCCGGCGCTCACCCTGTACCTGTTCAGTTCAGACCGGTCTCTCCCGGATCGTGTGCGTCAGCAAACGACGACCGGCTCGATCGTGGTGAATGATACCTTGATCCACTTTGGCCACACTGAAATGGCGTTCGGGGGGATTCATGAAAGCGGGATTGGACGCAGCCACGGCTATGCGGGATTTATGGCGTTTTCTAACGAACGCCCCCTGCTGACACAACATGTAGGCGCGCCGGCCCTTTTCGGTAAACTTTATCCGCCGTATACTCGCGCCACCCGATGGTTGCTCAACATCCTGCTCCGCTGGTACGGACGCTGA